The Lichenihabitans psoromatis genome contains a region encoding:
- a CDS encoding MFS transporter: MTVPDLEIEAPALLRRPSFVRYWSARVSSTVAFQMTAVVVGWQVYSLTGSTVELGLVGLMQFLPMLLLTIPAGHVADRYDRRIVVRICQMVEGCATALLAVGSYEGWLSVHVIFAAVAVLGACRTFESPTVSALLPGVVPLALLPSALALSASATQTATIIGPALGGFLYVLGSASAYGTVAVLFFVSSVLVGGIAMARVTPRREPVTIESLLSGFVYIRDHPIVLGAISLDLFAVLLGGATALLPVYARDILHTSPIGLGLLRGAPAVGALTTSILLARHPLRRHVGLTMFAAVVVFGLATIVFGLSTSFPLSLAALVLLGASDVVSVVIRGTLVQLETPDAMRGRVSAVNSMFIGTSNQLGEFESGMTAALLGTVPAVVVGGLGTIMVAVLWSRLFPSLRTVQRLDGDRSSAP; encoded by the coding sequence GTGACGGTTCCAGATCTCGAGATCGAAGCGCCCGCCCTGCTGCGCCGCCCGTCTTTCGTGCGGTATTGGTCCGCACGGGTGAGTTCGACGGTCGCGTTTCAGATGACCGCGGTCGTGGTCGGCTGGCAGGTCTATAGTCTCACCGGTAGCACGGTCGAACTCGGGCTTGTGGGCCTGATGCAATTTCTGCCGATGCTGCTGCTGACGATCCCGGCCGGCCATGTCGCCGATCGCTACGACAGACGGATCGTGGTCCGGATCTGCCAGATGGTCGAAGGCTGTGCGACGGCCTTGCTTGCCGTCGGCAGCTACGAGGGCTGGCTCAGCGTTCATGTAATTTTCGCCGCCGTCGCGGTGCTCGGGGCATGCCGGACGTTCGAGAGCCCGACGGTCTCGGCGCTTCTGCCCGGCGTCGTCCCGTTGGCGCTGCTGCCCTCCGCCTTGGCGCTCTCCGCCTCCGCGACGCAAACCGCGACCATCATCGGCCCGGCGCTCGGCGGCTTTCTCTACGTGCTCGGTTCGGCCTCCGCCTATGGGACCGTGGCGGTCTTGTTCTTCGTGTCGAGTGTTCTGGTCGGTGGCATCGCCATGGCGCGAGTAACGCCCCGCCGGGAACCCGTCACAATCGAATCACTCCTGTCCGGTTTCGTCTACATCCGCGATCATCCGATCGTGTTGGGCGCCATTTCGCTCGACCTCTTCGCCGTGCTGCTGGGCGGTGCCACGGCGCTGTTGCCGGTCTATGCGCGCGACATCCTCCATACGTCGCCCATCGGGCTCGGCCTGTTACGGGGCGCGCCGGCGGTCGGCGCTCTGACGACCTCGATCCTCCTCGCGCGCCATCCGCTTCGTCGACATGTGGGTTTGACCATGTTCGCGGCCGTCGTGGTGTTCGGCCTCGCCACCATCGTGTTCGGTTTGTCGACCTCGTTTCCGCTGTCGCTCGCGGCGCTCGTCCTGCTCGGTGCTTCGGACGTGGTCAGCGTCGTGATCCGGGGAACGCTTGTCCAATTGGAGACGCCCGATGCGATGCGCGGCCGGGTGAGCGCCGTCAATTCGATGTTTATCGGCACGTCCAACCAGCTCGGCGAGTTCGAGTCCGGGATGACGGCGGCGCTGTTGGGCACCGTCCCGGCCGTCGTGGTCGGCGGTCTCGGCACCATCATGGTGGCGGTGCTCTGGTCCCGGCTGTTTCCCTCCCTGCGCACGGTGCAGCGTCTCGACGGCGACCGCAGCTCAGCGCCGTGA
- a CDS encoding accessory factor UbiK family protein — protein sequence MSQKSGRFIDDFARLVTDAAGVAQGVRREAETVVKTQTERLLSTMNVVTREEFEAVREMASLARDENDALKRRIAALEARLDDIRPPVDGTIMA from the coding sequence ATGTCTCAGAAAAGCGGCCGCTTCATCGACGATTTCGCCCGTCTCGTGACCGACGCGGCCGGTGTGGCGCAGGGGGTTCGGCGCGAGGCCGAAACCGTCGTCAAGACCCAGACGGAGCGTCTTCTCTCGACCATGAACGTCGTGACGCGCGAGGAATTCGAAGCCGTGCGCGAGATGGCTTCCCTGGCCCGCGACGAGAACGACGCCTTGAAGCGGCGGATCGCGGCTCTCGAAGCGCGTCTCGACGACATCAGGCCGCCGGTCGACGGTACCATCATGGCTTGA
- a CDS encoding VOC family protein, with product MSLGDRPTTTTTAATPLTPRPISAGVRIGHVHLKVADLDRSLAFYCGVLGFELMQRFGSQAAFIAGGGYHHQIGLNTWESKGGSPPPRGSTGLFHLAILYPTRAELADALRRLIDNKVPLDGASDHGVSEALYLNDPDQNGVELYWDRPRKEWPRDADGQIAMVTAALDLRSLLREPPLT from the coding sequence ATGAGTTTAGGCGACAGGCCCACCACGACGACGACTGCGGCAACGCCACTCACGCCACGACCGATCTCGGCCGGCGTCCGAATCGGACATGTCCATCTGAAGGTCGCTGATCTCGATCGGTCGCTCGCCTTCTACTGTGGCGTCCTCGGGTTCGAACTCATGCAGCGGTTCGGGTCGCAGGCGGCCTTCATCGCCGGCGGCGGCTACCATCACCAAATCGGCCTCAACACCTGGGAGAGCAAAGGCGGATCGCCTCCACCGCGCGGCAGCACAGGGCTCTTCCATCTTGCGATCCTGTATCCGACGCGCGCCGAGCTCGCGGATGCGCTCCGTCGCTTGATCGACAACAAGGTGCCATTAGACGGAGCAAGCGACCATGGCGTCTCCGAAGCGCTCTATTTGAACGACCCCGATCAAAATGGCGTCGAACTGTATTGGGACCGCCCGCGCAAGGAATGGCCGCGCGATGCAGATGGCCAGATCGCCATGGTGACGGCGGCGCTCGATCTCCGCAGTCTCCTGCGTGAGCCGCCCCTCACCTGA
- a CDS encoding efflux transporter outer membrane subunit produces MTRRSLKSTRATCLVIVLAGATAGCTFDETKPALGIATPAKFDYGGPKAAPPISADWPGLFGSPELTRLAAGTASGNLDIAAAAARIVQAQAQVEQQSAALFPQLSGSANAQRTFSPSTTFRSGSGTAGGSASNLFQLGLTASYEVDFWGRNAYTSVAAEQNALASQFSRDTVALSSVASVVSTYFTLLSAQDRLRIARENVRSAREVLEAIKGRLTVGTVTALEVAEQESVVNQQLATIPLLQLQADQARTQIAILMGRTPESVHVAGGSLNALRSPRIPAGVPSQLLRRRPDIASAEATLASADATVQAARAAFFPSITLTGNGGVESALLQNLLKPEALFGTIAGGLTQPLFDGYTLQGNLDQTRGVRREDLETYRKAILQSLVDVENALVAIRRNLEHEKLLADVVVSSRRAYDITKERLKLGTIDIVTVLNTQLTLFGAEDAVAVAKLARFQAIASLAQALGGGWVYPKTGPVEPAIAFPAPLTYGIPGQAIVPPNQAATETHELLGQPPIPSVGPPWAPGLGPT; encoded by the coding sequence GTGACGCGTCGCTCCCTCAAAAGCACGCGGGCCACATGTCTCGTCATCGTCCTGGCTGGCGCGACGGCCGGGTGCACGTTCGACGAGACTAAGCCGGCGCTCGGGATCGCCACGCCGGCCAAATTCGATTACGGCGGCCCGAAAGCCGCACCGCCGATCAGCGCCGATTGGCCGGGTTTGTTCGGCTCGCCGGAGTTGACGCGCCTTGCGGCCGGCACGGCTAGCGGCAACCTCGACATTGCGGCAGCCGCAGCCCGCATCGTGCAGGCGCAAGCTCAGGTCGAACAGCAAAGCGCCGCCCTCTTTCCGCAACTCTCCGGCAGCGCCAACGCGCAGCGAACGTTCTCGCCCTCCACCACTTTCCGGAGTGGCTCGGGAACCGCGGGAGGCTCGGCCAGCAACCTGTTCCAGCTCGGCCTGACAGCGAGTTACGAGGTCGATTTCTGGGGCCGCAATGCCTATACGAGCGTCGCGGCGGAGCAAAACGCTCTCGCGTCGCAGTTCTCGCGCGACACCGTGGCCTTGTCGTCCGTCGCCTCGGTCGTCAGCACCTATTTCACTCTGCTGTCGGCTCAGGATCGGCTGCGGATCGCGCGGGAGAACGTGCGGAGCGCCCGTGAGGTGCTGGAAGCCATCAAGGGCCGCCTCACGGTCGGAACCGTCACCGCTTTGGAGGTTGCCGAGCAGGAGAGCGTGGTCAACCAGCAATTGGCGACCATTCCGCTGCTTCAATTACAGGCCGATCAGGCCAGGACGCAGATCGCCATCCTCATGGGGCGCACGCCCGAAAGCGTTCATGTCGCGGGCGGTTCGCTCAACGCATTGCGCTCGCCTCGCATTCCGGCCGGCGTTCCGTCCCAGTTGCTGCGGCGGCGACCCGACATCGCCTCGGCCGAGGCGACGCTGGCCTCTGCGGACGCCACCGTACAGGCGGCGCGGGCCGCCTTCTTTCCCTCCATCACGCTCACGGGGAATGGCGGCGTCGAAAGTGCACTGCTACAGAATCTCCTCAAGCCGGAGGCGCTGTTTGGCACGATCGCCGGCGGCCTGACGCAACCGCTGTTCGACGGCTACACGTTGCAAGGCAACCTCGACCAGACGCGGGGCGTGCGCCGTGAGGATCTCGAAACCTATCGCAAAGCGATTTTGCAGTCGCTCGTCGACGTCGAAAACGCCCTGGTGGCGATCCGCCGCAACCTCGAACACGAAAAGCTTCTCGCCGATGTCGTGGTCTCCTCGCGCCGCGCCTATGACATCACAAAGGAGCGTTTGAAGCTCGGCACGATCGATATCGTGACCGTGCTCAACACTCAATTGACGCTGTTTGGGGCTGAGGACGCGGTCGCGGTTGCGAAACTGGCTCGTTTCCAAGCCATCGCCAGCTTGGCGCAAGCGCTCGGCGGCGGTTGGGTCTATCCAAAAACCGGGCCGGTCGAGCCGGCGATCGCATTTCCGGCGCCCCTGACCTATGGCATACCGGGACAGGCCATCGTTCCGCCCAATCAAGCTGCGACCGAGACGCATGAGCTTCTCGGCCAGCCCCCGATCCCGAGCGTCGGTCCGCCCTGGGCACCCGGGCTGGGGCCGACTTGA
- a CDS encoding efflux RND transporter periplasmic adaptor subunit, producing MKRFLFLLVLVAVATVFLAERYVWLRDAMPWLPHLPWAKTETASTAADGAALGQGAGRHRSGGAAGKSAAGGGRRGGFGGPTPVLVAQARYTDLPVTADILGTVQATNTVTVKTQVDGKLIEVDFQEGQDVKKGDILARIDPATYQASYDQAVAKKAQDDSILANAQVDLIRYQKLAETQYGSHQQADTQKALVTQTQAIVQQDQAAIDSAKTTLNYATIRSPIDGRTGIRLVDQGNIVHASDTTGIVTVAQVRPISIIVNLPQQYLASVNASNARGSLKAEARDGDNRKVIDTGVLQVIDNTIDQTTGTVKLKASFPNDKLQLWPGQFVNVRLYIDMLSHVVVVPTSAVQRGPDGSFVYVVGDAETVKMQPVTVGRQTETDSVVTAGLEVPATVVTTGFTRLTDGSKVTISTATASAGASDAPVGGGEAVPSGKQGETARPNAAGQPMIPTSATGSAPASGHTGDVPAETPAASATPNDTPPEADQTRHRHRDGRKPRDVNQSQSNPGPTAN from the coding sequence TTGAAACGGTTTCTGTTCCTGCTCGTCCTTGTGGCGGTCGCGACGGTCTTCCTGGCCGAGCGTTACGTCTGGCTGCGCGATGCTATGCCCTGGTTGCCGCATCTGCCGTGGGCCAAGACCGAGACGGCCTCGACCGCCGCTGACGGCGCGGCTCTGGGGCAGGGCGCTGGCCGGCATCGCTCGGGTGGCGCGGCGGGAAAATCGGCCGCAGGCGGCGGACGTCGAGGCGGCTTCGGCGGACCGACGCCGGTGCTTGTGGCGCAGGCCCGCTACACCGACCTGCCGGTCACGGCAGACATTCTCGGGACCGTGCAGGCGACCAACACCGTCACGGTCAAGACGCAGGTCGACGGCAAGTTGATCGAGGTGGATTTCCAAGAAGGGCAGGACGTCAAGAAGGGCGATATCCTGGCCCGGATCGATCCGGCCACCTATCAGGCCTCCTATGATCAGGCGGTCGCCAAAAAAGCCCAGGACGACAGCATTCTGGCCAATGCCCAGGTCGATCTGATCCGCTATCAAAAGCTGGCCGAGACCCAATATGGCTCGCACCAGCAGGCCGATACGCAGAAGGCTCTGGTGACGCAGACACAGGCGATCGTGCAGCAGGATCAAGCCGCGATCGATAGCGCCAAGACGACATTGAACTACGCCACGATCCGGTCACCAATCGATGGCCGCACTGGTATCCGGCTGGTGGATCAGGGCAACATCGTCCATGCGTCGGATACGACCGGAATCGTCACGGTGGCGCAGGTGCGGCCGATCTCCATCATCGTCAACCTGCCGCAGCAATATCTTGCCTCCGTCAACGCCTCCAATGCGCGTGGATCCTTGAAAGCCGAGGCGCGGGATGGTGACAACCGGAAGGTGATCGATACCGGCGTGCTGCAGGTGATCGACAATACCATCGACCAGACCACCGGAACCGTGAAGCTGAAGGCCAGTTTTCCGAACGACAAGCTGCAACTCTGGCCCGGTCAATTCGTCAACGTGCGGCTCTATATCGATATGCTGTCGCATGTCGTCGTGGTGCCGACCTCCGCGGTGCAGCGCGGTCCCGATGGCAGCTTCGTCTATGTGGTCGGCGACGCCGAAACGGTGAAGATGCAGCCGGTCACGGTGGGGCGGCAGACCGAGACCGATAGCGTCGTGACGGCAGGGCTTGAGGTGCCGGCCACGGTGGTGACGACCGGCTTCACACGGCTGACCGATGGTTCGAAGGTCACGATCTCGACCGCGACGGCATCGGCCGGCGCCTCCGACGCACCCGTCGGTGGGGGCGAAGCCGTGCCGTCCGGCAAACAAGGCGAAACCGCACGGCCGAATGCTGCGGGCCAGCCCATGATCCCGACAAGCGCGACGGGATCGGCGCCCGCCAGCGGCCACACGGGGGATGTTCCGGCCGAGACACCGGCCGCGTCCGCAACCCCGAACGACACACCGCCCGAGGCCGACCAGACGCGGCATCGTCACCGCGACGGTCGCAAGCCACGCGACGTCAATCAAAGCCAAAGTAACCCCGGACCGACCGCCAATTAA
- a CDS encoding efflux RND transporter permease subunit, translating to MNVSSPFILRPVATSLLAVAVLLAGLLGYKQLSVSALPQVDFPTIQVTTQLPGGNPDTIASLVTASLERQFGQIPALANMTSQSSFGLSQITLQFNLDRDIDAAAQDVQSAINAAASTLPRNLPYPPTYSKVNPADTPIVTLALTSKSVSLRDLSDVADTLLAPRLSEVSGVGHVSVQGNIRPAVRIQADLTRMAAYQLGMEDLRNAVVAANVAGSKGSLDGKTQAYTIAANDQIEAAGAYRDVVVAYRNNSAVLVRDIASVIDGVENVRAAGWFQGDPAIIIDVQRQPGANVVQTVDRVLQQLPRLRTALASGAKLEVVHDSTDTIRASIADVQFTLVLSCALVVLVVLLFLRTVRATIIAAVALPLSIMATFAVMAAFGFSLDNLSLMALTIGTGFVVDDAIVMIENVVRKIEDGETPLQAALTGARQIGFTVISLTVSLIAVFIPLLFMTGLVGRMFREFALTLTFAVIVSAVVSLTLTPMMCGRLLRATPDRETWLMRMVEKPITWMATLYGNTLGWALRRQSLMLLLTLGTLGLTVYLYVIIPKGFLPKQDTGLLTVVIEGSPTSSFAAMTRLQDQAGAILRRDPDVTAVTAVLGIGTLNPTSNVASLQVGLRPADQRSQTSTEIGDRMRTALLTIPGVTPYVKPIQDIQIATQQSRSQYQYTLVGTDATQVQTWSDKLLAELRAVPILSQVAGETQTGGLRAFVDIDRQKAGRLGVNMQLIDDTLNDAFAQRQISTIYAQSNQYRVILEAAPQYQTDPNVLDKLYVGIVGGAEVPLVSLATLKRTTAPLSIDHQEQFPASTISFDLSEGASLGQAVTAIKQAETDIGMPPSIAGSFGADAAEFTNSLASEPMLVLAAVVTIYLVLGILYESYIHPLTILSTLPSAGVGALLALILCGHELSIVALIGIILLMGIVKKNAIMMIDFAREAERVEGLSPLDAIVKACHLRFRPIMMTTLAALFGAIPLALAHGSGSELRVPLGISIVGGLLLSQLLTLYTTPVIYLQLGRVGARLGLRDTPLYDPEDDLEVDAAGASRPFGPPSLPGQLHDGDGEAPTIPSRAAE from the coding sequence ATGAACGTCTCGTCGCCCTTCATCCTCCGGCCTGTCGCCACATCGCTGCTCGCGGTGGCGGTGCTGCTGGCTGGGCTGCTGGGCTATAAGCAGCTCTCCGTTTCGGCGCTGCCGCAGGTCGATTTTCCCACCATTCAGGTCACGACCCAATTGCCGGGCGGCAACCCGGATACGATCGCGTCACTCGTCACGGCCTCGCTGGAGCGGCAATTCGGGCAGATCCCGGCGCTCGCCAACATGACGTCGCAAAGCTCCTTCGGGCTGAGCCAGATCACGCTGCAATTCAATCTCGACCGCGACATCGATGCGGCCGCGCAAGACGTGCAATCGGCCATCAACGCCGCCGCGTCGACGCTGCCGCGCAACCTGCCTTACCCGCCGACCTATTCCAAGGTGAACCCGGCCGATACGCCGATCGTGACGCTGGCCTTGACCTCGAAATCGGTTTCGCTGCGTGACCTGAGCGATGTCGCCGATACGCTTCTGGCGCCCCGCCTCAGCGAAGTGTCGGGCGTCGGTCATGTGTCGGTGCAGGGCAACATACGGCCCGCCGTCCGCATCCAGGCCGACCTGACCCGCATGGCCGCCTACCAACTCGGTATGGAGGATCTGCGAAATGCCGTCGTGGCCGCCAATGTGGCCGGGTCGAAAGGCTCGCTGGACGGAAAGACCCAGGCTTACACGATCGCGGCCAACGACCAGATCGAGGCGGCGGGTGCTTACAGGGACGTCGTCGTTGCCTATCGGAACAATTCGGCGGTTCTGGTGCGCGACATCGCCAGCGTGATCGACGGTGTCGAAAACGTGCGCGCCGCCGGCTGGTTTCAGGGCGATCCCGCCATCATCATCGACGTGCAGCGTCAGCCCGGCGCCAATGTGGTGCAGACCGTCGATCGCGTGCTGCAACAGCTACCTCGCCTTCGCACCGCGCTGGCGTCAGGAGCCAAACTCGAGGTGGTGCACGACTCGACCGACACCATCCGCGCCTCCATCGCGGACGTGCAGTTCACTCTCGTGTTGAGCTGCGCCCTCGTCGTGCTCGTGGTGCTGCTGTTTCTCCGTACGGTCCGGGCCACCATCATCGCAGCGGTGGCGCTGCCGCTGTCCATCATGGCGACGTTCGCGGTGATGGCCGCCTTCGGGTTCAGCCTCGACAATCTCTCGCTGATGGCGCTGACCATAGGCACCGGCTTCGTGGTCGACGATGCGATCGTGATGATCGAGAACGTGGTTCGCAAGATCGAAGATGGCGAGACGCCGCTTCAGGCCGCCCTCACCGGTGCGCGGCAGATCGGTTTTACAGTCATCTCGTTGACCGTGTCGCTGATCGCGGTCTTCATCCCGCTGTTGTTCATGACGGGACTCGTGGGCCGCATGTTCCGTGAATTCGCTCTCACGCTAACGTTCGCGGTGATCGTCTCGGCCGTCGTGTCGCTGACCCTGACGCCGATGATGTGCGGACGCCTGCTGCGCGCCACGCCCGATCGCGAGACTTGGCTGATGCGGATGGTCGAAAAACCGATCACCTGGATGGCGACGCTCTACGGGAACACCCTAGGCTGGGCTCTCCGCCGCCAAAGCCTGATGCTGCTGCTGACGCTGGGAACGCTCGGGCTCACGGTTTATCTCTACGTCATCATCCCGAAAGGCTTTCTGCCCAAGCAGGATACCGGGCTGCTGACCGTCGTGATCGAGGGGTCTCCGACCTCATCCTTCGCGGCCATGACACGCCTTCAGGATCAGGCTGGCGCGATTCTGCGGCGCGATCCCGACGTGACGGCCGTGACGGCGGTGCTTGGCATCGGCACGCTGAACCCGACCTCGAACGTCGCCTCGCTTCAGGTCGGGCTCCGTCCGGCCGATCAGCGCAGCCAGACCTCGACCGAGATCGGCGACCGCATGCGGACCGCGCTGCTCACGATCCCGGGCGTGACGCCTTACGTGAAGCCGATCCAGGACATCCAGATCGCCACGCAGCAAAGCCGCTCGCAATATCAATATACGTTGGTCGGGACGGATGCGACGCAGGTACAGACCTGGTCCGACAAGCTCCTGGCCGAACTTCGGGCCGTGCCGATCCTGTCCCAAGTCGCAGGTGAAACGCAGACCGGCGGACTTCGCGCTTTCGTCGATATCGACCGGCAGAAGGCGGGCCGGCTTGGCGTCAACATGCAACTGATCGACGACACGTTGAACGACGCTTTCGCGCAGCGGCAAATCTCGACCATCTACGCGCAATCCAATCAATATCGCGTGATCCTCGAAGCCGCGCCGCAATATCAGACCGATCCCAATGTGCTCGACAAGCTCTATGTCGGCATCGTTGGCGGGGCCGAAGTGCCGCTGGTGTCGCTCGCGACCTTGAAGCGGACCACCGCGCCGCTATCGATCGACCATCAAGAGCAATTTCCGGCGTCGACGATCAGCTTCGATCTCAGCGAGGGCGCATCGCTCGGGCAGGCCGTGACGGCCATCAAACAGGCTGAGACCGATATCGGTATGCCGCCCTCGATCGCCGGCTCATTCGGGGCCGACGCGGCGGAATTCACCAATTCGCTGGCAAGCGAGCCGATGCTGGTGCTGGCCGCCGTCGTCACGATCTACCTGGTGCTCGGCATCCTCTACGAAAGCTACATCCACCCGCTGACGATCCTGTCGACGCTGCCGTCGGCAGGGGTCGGGGCGTTGCTGGCACTGATCCTCTGCGGTCATGAACTCTCGATCGTGGCGCTGATCGGCATCATCCTGCTGATGGGCATCGTTAAGAAAAACGCCATCATGATGATCGATTTCGCGCGCGAGGCCGAGCGTGTCGAGGGGTTGTCGCCCCTGGATGCCATTGTGAAAGCCTGCCACCTGCGCTTTCGGCCCATCATGATGACGACTCTCGCGGCGCTGTTCGGTGCCATTCCGCTGGCCCTCGCCCATGGCAGCGGCTCTGAGCTTCGCGTCCCACTCGGCATCTCGATCGTGGGCGGCCTTCTGCTCAGCCAGTTGCTCACGCTTTACACGACGCCCGTGATCTACCTGCAACTCGGCCGGGTCGGTGCACGGTTGGGGCTCCGCGACACGCCGCTCTATGATCCGGAGGATGACCTCGAGGTCGATGCCGCGGGCGCGTCCCGCCCCTTCGGTCCGCCCTCGCTCCCGGGCCAGCTGCATGACGGGGACGGCGAGGCGCCCACCATTCCGTCGCGGGCGGCCGAATAA